GAAACTGTTTGATATTAGgtgctccaaaaaattcatatagTTTTGTATGTTAGTTTTTGTGTGTGTAAGGTGGtggttttttactttttctcctcttccttttttttccttaaGAGTTGGAACATTTATCTTTTCCAAAGTTGACCAACTCAATTTAGGAGTTTATCCAAACTGAAATTTTTAAGTAAAGAAAAATCAATTCGAGGTGGGGTaagcaaaatataaataaatgtgATGCAACTTAAATCATTTAACTTAATTGAAGCAGCAAATCATCCTAATACTAATGCTACAAAGTTTAAACCTTTTTAGTTACAAATGCTTtggttcttctacttttcacaattGAATTCTTTAAAGTCAACTACATTAGCAAGAGTATCCATGTGCATGCTTATCTTAAGTTTTGTATTTGGTGATGTAAATTCTGGTTTCTTTCTTACATAGAACTGTTTGTTTTCAGTTATGGTAGTGTCTTAACATGAATTCTTTGTCTAGTAtcattgtttttgttgtttgaATATATTATACCAACTTAACAGCGAGAAAGCCATTATATCAACTGTATTGATTTGGAATTTGGAATTTAGTTCGGGGTGCAATTTTGGATTCTATAGTGATTTTATGGCATCTAGAGtttgaagaaaaatatgattttCTGAAGTATGTGAATACgaagaaaagaaataccatGGATGCATGGTTCTACTCTCAGCTTAGTGGCTGTGGgcataaaatatgtatttttgttaattcgTCATATACTCTTACTTTAGGGTTTGGTGACTCGTGTCAAATGATGTTTTGTTAGCATGCTAGGGCTTCTTATGGATTTGTGATTTAGGTTAAATGTTTTGTTGGAATACTAGGGCTGCTTAAATATCTCGGAAGCCTTGTTtaaagctttactttctcattAATATTATTGTGCTGGAGTGAAGTTTCTTATTAGACTTATAATGGAAGGGCCcttttttattagtttcattTAGGAGTGGGTAAATTGAGGAGGAGTTATTTGTACACGTTTGATTTGTCTGTATGTGTGGAGATATGGTATTATCTATTTCATTGTGTCCTGAAGAGTTTCTTACAGAAAAGCTCAATTTGGGGTTTTGTGTCTTGCGCGTGTGCTTAGCACTTAGCAGAAGCCATTATTGCTTCTTTGGTGTGCTGGTCATGCATACCGATAACTCGGTAGTGAGTGCATATTGCTGAGTTATTTTGCTTCTAAAGAAAATGAGATCTTACAAACTGGATAATTGTTTTGAGACTAcatggtgtgataaattggCAGTTCAATTGGCCGATTATGgctatttaaagaaaaagaaagaaaaagacaaacttTGGACATAAGGGAGGAAAGAAAAGTGAGTATGTAATGACTTAGGTTGCAAATGCAAAATTACACTAAGGAGATCCAGTCCACGGATAGATGGGTGGCTTTGTTTAACTCTTAGCCTTTGTCTTTTCCATTTTTGTTGCATGTTGACACAGAGAATTACTTGCCATGCGACATTATGAACACCATTTGCATTGTGCATAATCTACATTCTCTTGGTATTTTGTAATAGGAAAACAATTGATATTGATGGATGACGAACTGCTTGTTATATTATAAATTGCAGCTGATAATGTTCCAACGATTCAGGAAGGATTGACACATGGATTCTGAAGTCAAAAGGTTTGGAGGAGGTAAAAGTTTTCCATAATAATGTTTTTCTTTCACTACCCATTACGCATTTGTGGATGAGGAAAAATCTCAAACACTGAATTCTACTATGTGTGACCGTATTTCTTACTTTCTATGTACATACACACATGCTCACTCACCGAGTTTTCCtatgtttcttttgttttcttcacTGCTTTCTTCTCAAAGActtattgtgtaatttgaacCGATAGGACCGAGGGAGTTGACAGGAGCTGTAGATCTTATTAGTTATTTCAAACTACAACCCCACTATGACTATTTCTGCAAGCGGCCCCTTCCCGTGTCAGTTGCAGACACACACTATCTTCACAACATTGTGGGAGACACAGAAGTAAGAAAAGGAGATGGGATGCAATTAGATCAACTTATTCAGAACACTTCTAACTTCAGAGAGACAAATGCTCGGTTACAGCCTTTCAACCTAGATATTCTCAAAGAAGCTTTTCAACTAAGGGAAACAACTCCTGTTGATCTTCCCACAGTAAGatgttttgtttgatttcatTCTTACGTAGGGTGCACTTGTTTCTACTTTTCAAAAATCCGATTTAACAACTTGATTTCCTATATAGTTGAAAAGCTTAAAAGCTGATTATATTAAGTTCTGACTATTTTATAAAGTTTATACAAATATGTTAAAAGTTATTTATACAAACGCCCCCTAATTTGCCATTCTTGGTTAAAACGAACTATCTTGGTTTCAGAAACAATATAGTATGATGACGTCTCCATTTAAGTTTTTGACtcgagtattttttttaatatcctCATAGGCGGAGAAAGGGATTCCAACTATCCCAGGGAAGTCGAAAAGCGAGCACAAAGACAAAGAGAAGAAGCATAAAAAACACAAAGACAGGGATAGGGATAAGGACAAGGATAAGGAGCATAAGAAGCACAAACATCGTCACAAAGATAAAGACCGTAGCAAAGACAAGGAGAAGGACAAGgacaaaaagaaagataaaagtgGGCATCGTGATTCAAGTGCTGACCATTCAAAGAAACACCATGAAAAGGTTGGTAAATTTTAGTTTCCGGCATGGCAGCATCTAACATTGTTAACATTCAAATTAAAGAACCACTTATCTAGAGGACCTATTCAATAAATTGGCTTCATGAACTTGAACTTTTCACTTCTCTTCTGTTGATGTTGTTAATCATTTGTTGCTTATGAATACTATTTAAAAATGTTGTTAATCGCTTTCTTTAACTTTATGATTCACAGAAAAGGAAGCATGATGGAGATGATGATGTTAATGATGTTCACAAACACAAAAAAAGCAAGGTAATAAACGAAAAATCTATGCATTCTTTGTAATTCATGAAATCTTATATCTAATGAAGTtctcttttcaatttctttattttgttgcaGCATAAGAGCTCAAAAATCGATGAATTGGGGGCGATAAAAGTCGCAGGCTAAAATGTTTACATACTGTAGTTCGCGTTGTTTCTCATTTGGTTGTTGTCGTTTGTTAAAGTCTGGTGGCATCTTCACTTGAAATTAACAGATTTCGTAAGGTACTTTATTCACGTTCcaatatattattcttttatctGCCATTACATGCTTCATACTGTTTATAAGCAGTTGATCATAAATTCCTTTTATTTGCCAAATTTTCATCATGTGTCATATtgttaaagaaagaaaaaagaaaaaaaaaattctacttTCTGTTTAATGAATCCAACCCTTGTTACTGTGGATTTGATAGTTGGTTTAATTATACCACAATGGCACAATTCGCTATAGTTTTACTCAATTTTCATGTAGGTCTCTATAGttggaaatttttttaatcaggTCCATATATTGAATAAAATTGTGTTTTCAATTCCTTGAAACAGCCTAATGTTACAAAAAGTTTTGaacttttataataatttaatagatTTAATAAAAAACATTACAACAATAAATTGCTTTAGGAACTTcgttacaaatttttaaacctTTTTCTATTAGAATTTGGCAGTAATACTAATAACTGTTATGGTAGTGGTTATTCTCTGTGCAACTATGAAAGTTatgaaaattcttttatttatttatattgtgtgaaattttttttgcagACTAGGTAGTGTTCTGACTAAGATTGAAAGGTGAATTCACCCCATGAAGGGAAAAGGAAGCAGGTAAAAAATTTGCTGGAGACAAAaaaactttctttttcttttttgtataaTAACATTTACCTTCATATAATTTCCAGTAATTTGCAGAACTTTGGTCTTCCTTTTCCTCAGTTTTTTGGTGCTCTGGATCGATATATCAACATTATggataatttttctttaattttttcttaaaaaaaaccTTAGTTTACAAATCAATTAAAAGTTTGAGCTAGAGCCACTACATGTGTAGAAGTAGTATAATTGAAAAATGGCTATGGATGGGAGAATGTGTAAATTGACTACTTTGACCCCCAAATCATGTATCCAATactaacatcatcatcatcatcatcaccaacccCCAAATGTGTGGCTTAGGCCTTAAGGAtccccccaaaaaaaaaaaaaattcacttttgtAGTTTTGTGTATAATATTCATAGGTATGGTTTACACTTGAAAAATCAATGTACATAAGATTCATCTCTATTTTGGATGAGATGAGATGGCCTCTAACTAATGGTTAATTTCTAGTTTTAACTCGTTTTTTTTCCATGGATTTAGGCTGTGTTTGGTAGGGATCTCTTTGGTTagtgttttgtatttttgtcaTGAGACAGGTACCAAATGTGGCCTTAAGGTTTTGTTTGGATTAACTAATTGTAGGTGGAATTTGATAGGGGAATGAATAACATGGAATGGAATAGCAAAGAcccttttttttccattttgttttttttttttttgggaacaTGAATGTGTTACTTGTGTTCAAAAGTTGAGTTTCTCCCTCAGGACCAACTCTGTTTTCTCTGTTTTACAATATATTACTCTCTTTGTTAGTAATTTTTATGGAAATATTTGAGATGTAAATAAAACGAATAAAGTGTTAAGGGCATCATTAGTATTTACTTAAAAGTTTAGAACTTATGAAGGACGGATATTTTGTTGACTTGATACTTTGTTGACTTGTTAAGTTGTATACTTGTATATACACTTCTTCGAACACGATATTTTTTTGACATTTATTTAATACTTTTTTGACATTTATTTAATACGCGTCTGTTTGACTGTGTTTTAAtataaagaaaagtaaatacTTTTTGGAATATACTTGACACATCCTAATATAATTATGTctaatcttattatttttttttaccaagatTCTTGTTATAATGTTTGGTTAGTGTTAAGGGTCAAAAACTTTGGTTGGTTTCACAACTATTAAAATCAAACTTTTCAAAAGGCcctaattaaaaaacaaaaataaatatactacATAAcataagttattttttagtagttTCTTATacataatagaaaaataataaaaagctaGTTAACCAAGTGGAAACCCGTGAGAGAAGAGTGCATATATAGTTTATGTAAGCATTCAATTAAGGCCAATTTGGTTAAAATTCTACATGGGTTAAATATTTCATTATGATAATGGTTTAACCAAATTTCAACTTTTTTTAAGAGaagttgaaaaaattaatttttaaaaataataggtTCAAGCCTTTTTTTCTGTTACACTTTGTTTGGATGTAAGATAGAAAATGtgaggaaagaaaatagaaggaaagaaaatgagaggaaagaaaatgaaaggaaaagttgattttttttatattgtttggatgaagagaaaatgaatggaaagaaagtagaaatttttttattttatttgaatagaagaaaaagtaaagagaaagaaaattataaccaagtaaaattacattaatacccttatttatattatatgtaaattataatatattaaagtatttaaattatttttttaataaaaaaacgatcctaattgtattttaaaattttaatgtattatcattgttaacaataatattttttttaaattgatcctttttttattttcaattaaatgtTATAAATTTTGCTTTGCATTTTAACAATGTgcatattagtaattttatctttgttttaaAACTTCGGTGGTTTTCTTCGCAGGTGTGGAAAGAAAACTTAAATGTGGGCTCCACACCattattttccttttccatccatTTTCTATGCTCATCCAATCAGAGGAAAACTTCATTTTCCATCAATTTTCCCTCCAtgcattttctttccttctcgtTTCTATTGAAACAAACATAGTGTTAGTTCTAACATTTGGGTTCATTATAGCTAATGTTTGGAGTTTTTATTCATAATATAATATCCGATGAAGGTTTATGTTAATTGCATGAGTTATTGAGGTAGTGGGTTGTTGTACGTGTGAGGTGGATTCAAATCCCTAAGACTTTTTTAGTGAACGAATGAGGTGATCACTTGACTAACCAAGTTGATTGATAGATTTTGAATCTTATTAGTAGTATATGGGCTCATTCTGGTGAGGCCCACCAGAAGCCCAAATAACAAAAACTCATTAGTTGACCCATTAATATATGTTTTGTCCTCAtccaaaaatcaaaattgtAAGTTTGTAACTTCTATCCAAGTTATTCACTTGCAAGCCTATGCTTAATTTGAATCAAGaccaaaaaagtaaaataaaatgctCAAATGGTATAAATTTAATGTCTATTTTCTAATTGATGCGtgaaaaaagttaaatataaaaaattcatcaaaatctAAGATAACAAAAACTAATTTCATTTGTGCTATATAGAATTAGATACATTATCAAAAGATATAAAGAtcccaaaaataaagaagaaaacaacaatTGTGGTGaactgaaaaaattaataagaaattaaaaatgaaattatccTAAGCTTTATACGGCATTTTGTCCAAATGATCTTTCTTAGTGATGTCAAAATCGTATTACTTCACTTTATTGGTTTTGGGAATATGATGATTTCATTAACGAGAAGCATGgctttgaaaattttaataaatgctTAGCAAagttcaatatttctttttttgtaaGTAGAaactttgtaaaaaaaaattaaaattttatgcatttaatttcagaaaatattttaaaattttattttgtttagtaaaaaatttatacattaatatttgttcataccctggcccaatgacAAAGGTCCAGatccaaataaaaggcctagtccgaaggattaagcctagctaagtaccgaccttcacataagaagtcggtatcgaccacGACttactctaaagaagtcggacatgagattagctggcagataaacactcattcaaatgagtaaccgcccctaaaatctctctaaccgcttcataaagccatatcttaacctccccaagataatgggacggttaacatCCTAAAGATACGgtactactccaacggtggttattggctcaccactataaatacactgacacccctcaggtatctctagacccaatactctctagacctgctaacacccttgctgacttaggcatcggagtgtctttgcaggtaccacccccattcaCCCACGTATacaagtcggaaggaggctCCAGCGTGCAAACCAACTCGGAGTTCACCCTCCGCggacgattgggccaacctacgccatctattctattaatctccggttacctaccgtaacattggcgccgttgtcggggacccgagagatcatccatcgatggcggacagatcccacgaagaaggccatgtggAGACAAATTCCGagcaagagaatctggacacagGCAATAACGATGCGGACCTCGCCCTCCACCAGGAAATTGACAATCAGCATAGAGAAGGCACCTCCGGAGTAAAGAACCCGAAGGTAAATTCCTCAGAAGGGCGCGAATCAGAAAAAGGAGGACCACCCCATGTAACTGAACTCATGGGGTTAGTCCACAGCCGCTTGGAACAGTTAGAACAAGAGTGGGAGCGGCAAAAGAAAACTGAAAAGTACCTAAAAGAAGAGATGGAacggcgaaaagagttagaaagaaaactcttaaagctagaatcctccctcaaaaATCGCAACTCCCGTGACGAACAAGAAGAGCCACCATTAGGGGGGGAGGATCCCTttagcgaggacataatgagggctaaagttccgaggaacttcaaaagccctgatatggacctctacgatggaactacggatccaaagcatcatctgagcaatttcaaaagtcggatgtacctagctgatgcttccgacgctacgcgatgcaaggccttcccgaccactttatcgaaagcagcgatgaagtggttcgatagcctccccCCGAGGTCGGTTACtagctttgaagacctctcaaggaagttttttatgaggttctcaatccagaaagacaaggtgaaacatgcaccgagcctcctgggaataaaacaggaggttGGAGAATCTTTACGAACCtatatggaaagattcaacaaagcatgtttggagattcaagacctgcccacagaggcagttaTAATGGGACTAGTCAATGGACTTAGAGAAGGACCCTTCTCGCAATCCATATTTAAAAGACATCCCGTTTCTTTAAGTGATGTACAGGAAcgagctgaaaagtacatcaatatggaggaaaatgcCAAATTNNNNNNNNNNNNNNNNNNNNNNNNNNNNNNNNNNNNNNNNNNNNNNNNNNNNNNNNNNNNNNNNNNNNNNNNNNNNNNNNNNNNNNNNNNNNNNNNNNNNNNNNNNNNNNNNNNNNNNNNNNNNNNNNNNNNNNNNNNNNNNNNNNNNNNNNNNNNNNNNNNNNNNNNNNNNNNNNNNNNNNNNNNNNNNNNNNNNNNNNNNNNNNNNNNNNNNNNNNNNNNNNNNNNNNNNNNNNNNNNNNNNNNNNNNNNNNNNNNNNNNNNNNNNNNNNNNNNNNNNNNNNNNNNNNNNNNNNNNNNNNNNNNNNNNNNNNNNNNNNNNNNNNNNNNNNNNNNNNNNNNNNNNNNNNNNNNNNNNNNNNNNNNNNNNNNNNNNNNNNNNNNNNNNNNNNNNNNNNNNNNNNNNNNNNNNNNNNNNNNNNNNNNNNNNNNNNNNNNNNNNNNNNNNNNNNNNNNNNNNNNNNNNNNNNNNNNNNNNNNNNNNNNNNNNNNNNNNNNNNNNNNNNNNNNNNNNNNNNNNNNNNNNNNNNNNNNNNNNNNNNNNNNNNNNNNNNNNNNNNNNNNNNNNNNNNNNNNNNNNNNNNNNNNNNNNNNNNNNNNNNNNNNNNNNNNNNNNNNNNNNNNNNNNNNNNNNNNNNNNNNNNNNNNNNNNNNNNNNNNNNNNNNNNNNNNNNNNNNNNNNNNNNNNNNNNNNNNNNNNNNNNNNNNNNNNNNNNNNNNNNNNNNNNNNNNNNNNNNNNNNNNNNNNNNNNNNNNNNNNNNNNNNNNNNNNNNNNNNNNNNNNNNNNNNNNNNNNNNNNNNNNNNNNNNNNNNNNNNNNNNNNNNNNNNNNNNNNNNNNNNNNNNNNNNNNNNNNNNNNNNNNNNNNNNNNNNNNNNNNNNNNNNNNNNNNNNNNNNNNNNNNNNNNNNNNNNNNNNNNNNNNNNNNNNNNNNNNNNNNNNNNNNNNNNNNNNNNNNNNNNNNNNNNNNNNNNNNNNNNNNNNNNNNNNNNNNNNNNNNNNNNNNNNNNNNNNNNNNNNNNNNNNNNNNNNNNNNNNNNNNNNNNNNNNNNNNNNNNNNNNNNNNNNNNNNNNNNNNNNNNNNNNNNNNNNNNNNNNNNNNNNNNNNNNNNNNNNNNNNNNNNNNNNNNNNNNNNNNNNNNNNNNNNNNNNNNNNNNNNNNNNNNNNNNNNNNNNNNNNNNNNNNNNNNNNNNNNNNNNNNNNNNNNNNNNNNNNNNNNNNNNNNNNNNNNNNNNNNNNNNNNNNNNNNNNNNNNNNNNNNNNNNNNNNNNNNNNNNNNNNNNNNNNNNNNNNNNNNNNNNNNNNNNNNNNNNNNNNNNNNNNNNNNNNNNNNNNNNNNNNNNNNNNNNNNNNNNNNNNNNNNNNNNNNNNNNNNNNNNNNNNNNNNNNNNNNNNNNNNNNNNNNNNNNNNNNNNNNNNNNNNNNNNNNNNNNNNNNNNNNNNNNNNNNNNNNNNNNNNNNNNNNNNNNNNNNNNNNNNNNNNNNNNNNNNNNNNNNNNNNNNNNNNNNNNNNNNNNNNNNNNNNNNNNNNNNNNNNNNNNNNNNNNNNNNNNNNNNNNNNNNNNNNNNNNNNNNNNNNNNNNNNNNNNNNNNNNNNNNNNNNNNNNNNNNNNNNNNNNNNNNNNNNNNNNNNNNNNNNNNNNNNNNNNNNNNNNNNNNNNNNNACtagttttgaagacctctcaaggaagtttttgatgaggttctcaattCAGAAAGATAAGGTAAAACATGCCCCGAGCTTCCTGGgagtaaaacaggaggtcggagagtctttgcgagcctatatggaaaggttcaataaggcatgtttggagatccaagacctgcccacagaggcagtcataatggggttagtcaatggaCTCAGAGAAAGTCCCTTTTCACAATCCATATCTAAAAGATaccccgtttctctaagtgatgtacaggaaagagctgaaaagtacatcaatatggaggaaaatgccaagttgagagacctgagttggcgacctgggccccctccctcaacaaaagagagggagcgggaaaccaagaaaaaagaagaactcggtctcgaaAGGCCAtgaaaatatcactcttatactcctttgaaagtttctatagtggatgtatacagagagatttgcaacactgaaagactgccaccccctagacccattaaaaataaaaaagggggaagcGCAGCGAttactgtgagtaccataaaatatatggtcactccacaaacgactgctacgacctcaagaatgtgatagaaaagctggctagagaaggtcggcttgacagatatctcatagaaaggtcggacagtcatggaaagagaaagcgagatgatatggatagaagagacccaccgCCGCAGACTCCAGAGAggcatatccatatgatctcaggaggatttgcgggagggggGCTTActaaatcctctcgcaaaagacatctcaaaagagttTACCAAGTCGGGGAAGAGTCACCCGACTTTCCTACTATTtcgttcacaaaagaagatgggcaaggaataatccctggacatgacgatccagtggtaataactatgatcctagccaatgcccatctccacagaaccctagtagaccaagaaagctcggcggacatcctTTTCAAACCCGCtttcgacaagctagggttagaCGAGAAAGAGTTAAGAGCCTATCCCGACACCCTATACGGATTAGgggacacgccaataaaaccactaggatttttgccccttcacaccacttttggaaaaggggaaaaatcaaagactctgagtATAGATTTCATAGTCATTGATGAGGGGTCAACTTATAATGCCTTAATCGGCAGAACTACCCTTAATCGgctcggagcagtggtatccactccccacctctgcatgaaattcccgacctcagcgggaatagcaacggtaaggggagatcaaaaattggcgagaaaatgctacaacgaaagcctaaatctgagaggaagaggcagagaagttcacacaatagagctcggtggcgcaagggccagagaagagctgcgaccacaaccaagaggaaaaaccgaggagatacaggtcggtaaagaggaagggaaaaacacttacataggagccaacctaggggaaactcTAAAACAAGGGCTGGCTGAACTCCTAAGagataattccgacctctttgcCTGGAAGGCCTCTGACATGCCTGAGATTgaccccgagctcatgtcccgCAAACTCTCGGTTTATCCAGGGTCCCGACCTatacaacaaagaagacgcaagctcggcacagaacgagccctaatagtagaagagcaagtacaggcgctcctgGAAGCTGGCTTTATCAGAGAGgtcaagtacccaacatggctagccaatgtagtgttagtcaaaaaacagaatggtaaatggagaatgtgcgtcgactataccgacctaaataaggcatgtcccaagGATCCTTATCCCCTACCgagtattgataccctagtggactccagctcggggtaccaatacttgtcattcatggacgcctactcgggatataatcaaatcccgatgtatgagcccgaccaagagaaaacatcattcatcacacccagagccaactattgctacgtggtcatgccattcggattgaagaatgcaggagccacatatcaaaggttgatga
This sequence is a window from Arachis duranensis cultivar V14167 chromosome 2, aradu.V14167.gnm2.J7QH, whole genome shotgun sequence. Protein-coding genes within it:
- the LOC107472952 gene encoding mediator of RNA polymerase II transcription subunit 19a: MDSEVKRFGGGPRELTGAVDLISYFKLQPHYDYFCKRPLPVSVADTHYLHNIVGDTEVRKGDGMQLDQLIQNTSNFRETNARLQPFNLDILKEAFQLRETTPVDLPTAEKGIPTIPGKSKSEHKDKEKKHKKHKDRDRDKDKDKEHKKHKHRHKDKDRSKDKEKDKDKKKDKSGHRDSSADHSKKHHEKKRKHDGDDDVNDVHKHKKSKHKSSKIDELGAIKVAG